Proteins found in one Orcinus orca chromosome 11, mOrcOrc1.1, whole genome shotgun sequence genomic segment:
- the BTG1 gene encoding protein BTG1 yields MHPFYTRAATMIGEIAAAVSFISKFLRTKGLTSERQLQTFSQSLQELLAEHYKHHWFPEKPCKGSGYRCIRINHKMDPLIGQAAQRIGLSSQELFRLLPSELTLWVDPYEVSYRIGEDGSICVLYEASPAGGSTQNSTNVQMVDSRISCKEELLLGRTSPSKNYNMMTVSG; encoded by the exons aTGCATCCCTTCTACACCCGGGCCGCCACCATGATAGGCGAGATCGCCGCCGCCGTGTCCTTCATCTCCAAGTTCCTCCGCACCAAGGGGCTCACGAGCGAGCGACAGCTGCAGACCTTCAGCCAGAGCCTGCAGGAGCtgctggcag AACATTATAAACATCACTGGTTCCCAGAAAAGCCCTGCAAGGGATCAGGTTACCGCTGTATTCGCATCAACCATAAAATGGATCCTCTGATTGGACAGGCAGCACAGCGGATTGGACTGAGCAGTCAGGAGCTGTTCAGGCTTCTCCCAAGTGAACTCACACTCTGGGTTGATCCTTACGAAGTGTCCTACAGAATTGGAGAGGATGGCTCCATCTGTGTGCTGTACGAAGCCTCACCAGCAGGAGGTAGCACCCAAAACAGCACCAACGTGCAAATGGTAGACAGCAGAATCAGCTGTAAGGAGGAACTTCTCTTGGGCAGAACAAGCCCTTCCAAAAACTACAATATGATGACTGTATCAGGTTAA